The stretch of DNA CAGCAGGCCGGGCCCGTAGGCTATGAACTCCGACTTCATACCCATCCTTATAGCCACCAGCTTGTGGGCCGCCTCATGCAGCACGAACCCAAGGAACACGGCCACAAAGTCTGGTGAGACGAAGAACCTGGGGCTCAGGACCTCCCAGCTGCCCCAAGCGAAAGCCACTGCAGCAAGCCCTAGTATCCATGAAACAGGCTCCTCTACCTCCACGTTAACTATCCTATCAAAACTTCTAAAGCCGCCACCATAGCCCAAGCCACCGTCACCCCCAAGGCATCAGGCTAAATCCAGCACCCGACACGCAAGCCAGAGGGCCAGCCGCCATGCCCGCAAACGTTCTTTATACACTGTATTGTGTATTTTACCCCTGCTCTCTATCCTTGTCTGCAGCAGGTTTAACCTAGCATCACTACAGTGCCAGCCTGGAGAGAGAGGACCTGGCGGGCCTCTTCAAGGCTGCCTATTACAGCAGGTTTTCCAGTACGCTCGACGAAGCTTATTGCAGCTTCAACTTTGGGCCCCATACTACCCGGCGGGAAGTGACCCTCCCTAAGGTACTTCTTCAACTCGCTCGCAGCAGCCCTTCTCAGCCACCTCTCACCTTCCCTACCATAGTTAACCGCCACCCCGGGGACGTCAGTCAGTATCACCAGAAGATCCGCGTTGAGCTGGGTTGCGAGAAGGCTTGAGGCTAAGTCCTTATCCACGACTGCCTCAACAGGCTCCAGCACGCCGCCAGGGCGCTCCACCACTGGCACGCCGCCTCCCCCCAGAGCCACAACCGCCGGCGACTCGGCACTAGCCTCGGCTATAAGGTCTCTGTCAACTATTGACACCGGCCTGGGGCTGGGTACTACCCTCCTGAAGCCGCCGCGAGGGTCTCTCTTAAACACCCAGCCATACCTTCTTGAGAGTTCCTCCGCCTCTTCCCTGCCGTAGATCGGCCCTACGGGTTTAGACGGGTTGTTGAAGGAGGGGTCGCTAACATCGACCAGAACTCTTGATATCACGACTGGCACCAGCACATTCAAACCTCGCCTCCTCAGCTCCTCCTCGAGGGAATGTTTGAGAAGGAGGCCTATCCAAGCCTGCGTCATGGCTGTGGCTATGTAGAGGGGCTGCCTAGGCCTTTCGGGAGGAAGAGCCTCGAAAGCCTCAGACAGATACCCGACCTGCGGTCCGTTGCCATGCGTTATAACAGACCGCCACCCGTCCGCCAGAACGTCGGCTATGATGGAGGAAGCCCTCTTA from Aeropyrum pernix K1 encodes:
- a CDS encoding carbamate kinase, producing the protein MDSGRLAVIALGGNAIAGPGMDVSVESQTAAVKRASSIIADVLADGWRSVITHGNGPQVGYLSEAFEALPPERPRQPLYIATAMTQAWIGLLLKHSLEEELRRRGLNVLVPVVISRVLVDVSDPSFNNPSKPVGPIYGREEAEELSRRYGWVFKRDPRGGFRRVVPSPRPVSIVDRDLIAEASAESPAVVALGGGGVPVVERPGGVLEPVEAVVDKDLASSLLATQLNADLLVILTDVPGVAVNYGREGERWLRRAAASELKKYLREGHFPPGSMGPKVEAAISFVERTGKPAVIGSLEEARQVLSLQAGTVVMLG